The sequence below is a genomic window from Penaeus monodon isolate SGIC_2016 chromosome 14, NSTDA_Pmon_1, whole genome shotgun sequence.
tatatatatatatatatatatatataaaatgtatatatatatatatatatatatatatatatatatatatatatatattcaaaaagtaTCACAGCAtgcaacataaaatatacaataaataggaaaagagaaaataaaataataaatagaataaataaataaaagtgaaatactgAGAAATTGATGcggcaatattgcaataaaattcCGAACTGGTATCTCGTCGATAGatcaaagagaatagaaaaaaagagaaagaaaatgtgcaatctataaaaataatgataaacgttGATATTTAGAAAATAAAGTGAATACAATTAAATACGACCTATTGGGAAACTGAAAAAgcgaatacgaaaaaaaataaataaataaaaataaatacaataaatacaatatgtataaaaattgaaaaggacTTTAACGAACTATAAAAagcgaaagaagaacaagaaatgcAAACAAtcgcataaaaaatacataaacggCAGAGGAAGTGCAACATTTAAGGATCTCTgcaacatagatataatatagaaatagacaCAATGtagagaattttatttatttcagaatAACTTGCTTTACAGTTAAAAGGATTCAGTGCTACCAATTAATTAACAATCCATCAATTTATTAAAGAAATGCGAGAATGGTATTGAAATTACAAACGTTTGCAATGAATATGTTCGATGACGCAACGTTTGCGATTACAATgattttgctttattatcatagcatcattgttttcttcttatcattatttagcTGACATTCTTTTCAACATTCTTTTAGTGATACAAACACATTGCATCCCGTGATCATGGATAAataactgagagaaaaaaaatagtaatataaataataaaaaaaggaaatatgctTGCGTATTGTATAAATTCACCAAGCCTGCTGTAGATTTCTATAGTGTTagaaatatttattgttttttttcttttactgattttttcaaccacaaacaaatgaataaataaataaaagatccaACGTTACCCAGTAAGAGTATCCCGGAGAACCACAGAACTAAATGAGGCAATAAATAGCTCTTGATAGGTGTATATTTCGACCACAACCTTAGATCAATACCACCATAAATACACTTCACCTTGCATGATGAAATACCCCTTCAATCGTACCAAAGTAACAAAGGTTCTAAGAAACAGTGACGTTGGTGATTCAAGGTCGAGGTAGACGTAAACATCAGAAGAACCTCTGTAGTTTCGTGAGACCTTCAaagatttttcgtttttctctctccttattaacTTCAAGGTCCTTTTGGATTCACCTCACATACCTAGTGAGTATATTAGCACCTGTTTTATTCGTGTGGGTAAGTAGGAGGTAGAATTTATAAGGTTTTGTAGGAGATATGTGTTTGGAATTAGGAAAGGGGGACGAGGAAGTAGAGATGGAATAATGGGAAATACATTAAGGAATTTCTCGAGGCACAGTTTTGTGTATTGAAATAGGCGAGTTTTCTGTTACAGCATCGGTAGGTTAATGACTTCTAAAGCATTTCACTGAATAACATAGGTAAATCAGGAAATGATAAGCTGCGCGGAGATAGACGAAAACTAAGGTAATGTCCTTGAAGAACACATAaaactagtattatatatataaagaagagagcgacgcaccctccaaGAGACAAAGATCCAAATCCAGGATAACATGCAAACCCAAAATCCGAACCTaatctttcatatttatttagtTCCTAGACAGGGGGGCAAGAccacctgtgccccccccccctttattaacCTGTTATTGCCGGTTCATGTGTAgacacgtcatagaaaacgggtctctCGGCAGGGTAAGCTTGTACGTGCGGCGATGCGCCAGAGCGAGTGGAGTGGGACGTTTGGCTTCACGTAGCAGACTCTCGCGCCCACTGTCTGGCCGCTGCCAGATATCACTAGATTTTAATTGATCTCAGTGAAATCTTATGCCCGGCAATAACGGGTTAATACCTCATGCGAACTTGCAGAATACATGACGTTAAGAACTATGGCTGTGTGAGGATGTTGTGGACATGCAGAGggtatttttgtcatttcttggTATATACGAGGCCGCTGCAGAAGTAActgtattgcttcctactctattttttatgagtaggtgctgaagaagatagacaagaaaaaggtcaatagttttgaactgtggtgttacagatgagtactacgtaataactggatagaaaagaaaacgaatgatgaagtgctgagaaaaataaattgtaaagaccggctgttggacatcttgaacaaaagaaaactaaagtttattggtcatgttatgagaagtaaaagtattgagaaaaacttgctgacagggatggtgataggaaacagaggaagaggcaaactgaagataagactgaacgacaacatcaaagatatttgcgggctgtcgatggttcaagtggaaagaaaagctcaagatcgagttaagtggcgaaggatggtggagaggtccatggctgctcaaacataagcataccgttattgatgatgataagatggtagtgtccatttccctcaatCTCTGTGTGTTGCTCTCATTAACATTAAccttaaaaagaaataagaatattaatgccAAAAGGAAAGGTAAGCCCACAATTACTTATAGACTTACCTGCTGTGACTCAGCTGCTTTTATACTCATAATACTAAAGACATGTCAGTGAAAGAAAAAACTTTGACTATGCATATTTTGGCAAGATTTATTCTGCCTTGCTGTCAGCTATGGAACCATTTTCAAGCTCAAAGTTGCCAAGTATATGTGGTGGAGCATTGCTGAATCGCAGTAGGAATGGAGGCCATGGTGATCATTCAAGCAGATTTAATCCTAGTATTAGAAATTGACATATTATAAATAGCCATTGCATATCACAAATAAAGTAGATATTTGATATTGTACCAGTATCATGATGATCAGGTGTATGTAGGTGTTATGAACATTTACCTACTTTATGTTGAAGTGTTGGGTGGATAGAATGGATAGAAAGCACTAACTAGAAAATACTATTTTTCTAAACTTTAATTATAAGAATATTTATGAAATTGATACTTATACTTTCATTTCATGTTCAGTTCACAGAACTGAACATGAAATGAAAGTACAAGTATCACAGAAGTacaaaattattgattattaacccattgccgatgggtggcatgtacgcacatgccatggcatggtgggaccatctgctggggggcacgtacgcacatgccatagagtatgtatggacatgccatgattttttttttttttttttttttttttttttttttgttacaatcacggcaaaagattatttttttgccagtgaaggtgtgattaagtcggttttaacactttctcatttttaccatgcaataaacaaaaaaaatgcaacaaaccaacaatttcaactccatgatgctgcacactgcttattttattcgaactatagaccgaataatgatcaactatggagtctatataacaacaaaaatacccttcagtctcaatttatcaggaagtttggcaagtagagactgtaaaaaataatgaaaactgaaaatacaatatatcttcgtagtattacgaagaaacggcatgggatgctggtatttggcatgagtggtcgcacatgctagggcgacgatataagcccccggcagcgaggccccggcctctatgaatgctacccgtcagttatgggttaatgGTTACTTCCTGTCCATAAACACAAGGTAATTAACCATTTATTGATTCCTGAACACAGGCTGTTAACACTTTATTACTGTACTTGTAAAACTTGTGAAAATGTCGCACTTAAACTCTCTCTGGGCCTTAATGTAGTCACACTTGTGTTAGCACATCCTCATGTCATGCACTCGTGTAACAACCCTTGAATCATACACTACCTGTCAGCTCCAGTCCTCTTTGTTTGCTCATTTGTCCCTGGAGCATCTGCTTGATCCTCTACTCTGCTAGTTACCAAGTCACTGTTGGGGTGGGAGCATTGGCAGGACTCTAGCATTGCTCTAACAGGCACATCAGCAGGGACTTTCCTTGGTACCTATATTTtccacttctccttttcttttttctttttcactctttctcaaaCTCTATCTAGGCTGCACTCACTCTTCCTCCAGCCTGGCTGGGTTATTCCACCCAGCACTTCCACCTGTACTACCAACCAACTCCGCCAAAATACGTGTCCAAAGCTCTGGCCATGGTTGCCACGTGTTTAGACTCTcgtctcctctacttctctcctgcattttcttcctttgtctcccaTAGTGGTCTTGTCAAATCCGGGTTCCTCTATGTGAACTGTTCTTTTATGTAACAATAGATTGTCTGCTTGACATTTGTGGTGTCAAGTGATAGCCATGGCCTCCACACCTTTACCCTCCATTATACAAGCTGTATTAAACCCTGGTAATGATGGAGCCACATCTGGCTGCCCAGTTGCTTGTTTCAAATCTATTACAGTTACACTCCCATGGATTTGGTGTGTCTAGGTTGACTTAAAATGTAATTTAATGGTGTAACAACTGCACAATAATATTTAACAAATTTGTGAGTTGAAGACTTGTCCACAGAAAAATTTGTAGGACCTGGGCAAAGAACACTTAAGCTCTAACTCTTCATATTCCGTAGATAATGATTGTAAGCCTGGTGGTAATCCTGGACTGAAGTCAGGTCCCAAAGTCTTGAACCAAGGCTTTTGGTGTGTCAGTGAAGGTTGACCTTGTGACTTCATTTGATTTCATCTTTCTTTGAgtttttgggaaatatatatatattttttaatgctatcagtattgatgctgttatttttattatggacaatatgtttattataatgtcATGAACtttactaatagcaatataagacataaaagaatatttttacaAATCAAGAATAAGGGTAAACAAGTAATGTGGGTAGGAATTAATTGACTCCTTTATGATTAAGTACTTGTGGAGACAGTTAATAAATTAAACTCAGTGGGACagcatgtctgtatatgtatattctggcAAGATGGAACTAAGGCTGATTCCAGGTGCCAGGGAGATCTGTTTGAGTTCTGTAATTTATAGAGACAAAATTTCATCAACCTCATAGTTTGAGTTTAAATGGAATGCTCAAGGCATTTTCATGTGCATGTCTCAGAAGAGGTAGAATAAGCAGGCtggaatttatgtatattatacgggTATTTGCTGAAATAGGACCCCTTCAAGCAGTGCCATTACTTCTTTGCTTCATATTCTAGCAAAGACCAACATACTTCAGATATATATTCAGGCAGAATAGATTCTGTTTTACCAGACTATCATGATGAAGGTTAGCTTAGTATGGTTTAACTGAATTTGATAAGAGATTGTGGAAGAAAACTTTGATCCTGTAACTGATTCACACATacgtgtttattcatatatatgtatatttacacacacacacacacacacacacacacacacacacacacacacacacacacacacacacacacacacacacacacacacacacacacacacacacacacaacacacacacacacacacacatacacacacacacacacatacacacacacacacacacacacacacacacacacacacacacacacacacacacacacacacacacacacacagagtacatacatacttatccctatctgtatccatatatctattactCTAAAGAGTAAATATACTGttaaggtatatatgtgtgtgcatgatgaAATGCATGTTAGGGGGATATTAAGATCCTATATAACAGGAAATGGTTGTTCacctatccaaacctaacctagacTAATCATGGAACCTACACTAAAAGAAATAACAGAGTgaaaattagtgtgtgtgtgtgtgtttttattattattattattattattattattattattattattattattattattattattattattattattattattatcattattattattattattgtgccaAGTAATGACTAAAGAAAGAAGCTATCATATACCTACATATTGCATTGTTGTGCTGAAATATAATTAATGTTGTCCTCATTGGTAAACTTACATGTTTACAATAGATTATTTAAAACTGATTTTGAAAGTCTGCAAAATATGAATTTCTCTCCCTATTCTTAGGGCTGCAAATGTAATAAATTACTATGTGGTTCATAGCATATAGTTTTTTACTTGTTCTTAACCTGTAATTTCTATTACTCTGTTTTTAATACCTTCTCAAGCTATCAATACAGGATACACATGACAACAAGGAAACCATCATATAGAGTACCAGTAGTGTAATGTGTTAGCTTATTCATCAGTACCAGAACTATATCCATTGATGATATTGAGTCTGTAGAAGCTATAGATATTCCAACTCATAATTTTTCCTAGATGTTTGATGCCTTTCTCTTAAGtctgaataattattataacctaCTTAGCCATATCACATTGTTTCTCTGAATGAATGCAAGGTATATGTATAGCCaatttttatcaagaaaaataGAGGTAAAGTAGTTGCCTTGATACTTGGTGAAGAACTGAAAAAAGTCATGgtttatgaaataatatttattatgagtatgataaatggtaaaaaaaaaagttttaaatcggAATGGATATTTTTACAAAGCAAGATCTGTGATATATGTTTTGATGTGTGTAAAGTTATCAGCATTATATACTAAAGTTGATTATTCATGCTACAACCTTGATGTTGAATTTTGTTGTGGTGGCATGTATGAAGATAGTGAAATGTTTGACTTTTGgttgaaaatattattttccatatcaCAAACTAATGATAGTGTCATTAaaaagaagagtaataataataaataatagtgttGCAAAGTAGATGAAAATGGAATATTCTCTACATTCTAGATTGACTTTGCAGGACTTGATCGTAGAGAAGTAGTAGGTACACTCAGGAAGGAGAATTTGAATATTCTTTGAAGACCTCAAGTTTTCCTATTAGGAATGGCAGCAAGAGTGAGTATTTCTTCAAGTTTTCACGTAGCATAGCATTACCTAGCAAACACCTACATTATCTATTTTGTCCTGATGTATTGAGCATATAGTTTTATATAGtgctttatgtattatattttgtgtaatgataataaggccGTCCATGTAAACTGGAAATGTGTCACTGGAAGAATCAAAAGGGAGCATTTTGCTGAGAATCTAAATCTGATTGTAGATTTATTCCCAAAGAATATAATCAGATCAAACTTAGTAAAGTTATGAAGCACAAGAGTTTTAGATTTGAAAGGTGATGGGGAATGCAGATTCGTGTTTGTAAGATCCTTTACTTTTCTCTTGGTTTTGTGAAAATTTAAATCCTGAACACTGGTGAATAACTCTGATGGGCAGGATTTAGATTTTAACTGCATGTTAAAATGTCTTCAAAGCATGTGTTATTAATAGTGGAAAGCTTATAATTGTAGTGAATTTATATAATACTGagaattgttttctttattgggAATAAATTGATTAAGAGCATGTAAAATTAATCAGAAAGAATTATGAACAAAGTGAACTAATTGAGAGTAAGTACAAGAttcagaataaatgaataaatgaatttatactgaaataaataattaggtgcttacaattgtgtgtgtgtgtgtgtgtgtgtgtgtgtgtgtgtgtgtgtgtgtgtgtgtgtgtgtgtgtgtgtgtgtgtgtgtgtgtgtgtgtgtgtgtgtgtgtgtgtgtgtgtgtgtgtgtgtgtgtgtgtgtgtgtgtgtgtgtgtgtgtgtgtgtgtgtgtgtgtgtgtgtgtgtgtgtgtgaaagtctgCATGTTTACCTATAAACCTTCTTCCCTGCATgtaatataatttgaatatactcttaaatatacaatatatataatgtcatataaaTTTCCCTTTCAGTTGCTGTGTTCAAGAGAGCGAGGTATAGTTTTGTATGCACGCAATTTACAAACATTCTGCATATCGAAAAGAGGATTCTCAAGCCAGGGACAGAAAGACCCTAAAGAAACAACTGATGTGCAGGAGGTTGCTGGAGGTATATGTGATTAACATTTGTACATTTTTCCTGCTTATGATCTCTGTGGTAACATGAAGAAACAAGCTCATTTTGTTGCTTAATTTTTTTCAGGTTTGATAGTCTTTCAGCATTGGCTTCGGTATtcagagatttttctttttttgctgttacACAGTCTGATGAAATTATTTGTCATCTTCATACTCAAAACCTCATACTGTCCCTTCAGAGCCACTCCATAGCTGGCTAGACATAAGAGCTGGAATATTTGGCCCAAGTGACCACCGACTGCCACTCCCGGGCAATGTAGGCCTGAGCCAACAACTCGAACCAGCCGTGCGTCCTCCTATTCAGTTCAGACGGAAACTTACACCTGGTGCCCTCCCGGATGTTCTCACAAGCAGAACCAACCACGAAAACCAGGCCAGTGTGAGTGAGATGTGCTTAGAAGAGAATAGATTAAGTCCTCTAGAGCTTTGGATGTTTGTTGTGcagtaatcaatatatatatatatatatatatatatatatatatatatatatatatatatatatatatatatatatatatatacattaattttttattttatttttaacttcttctttttctgtctttctcattattgttgttgtagcttCATTGTTCAATGGGAAAAGCAGAAATGGTGTCCATAATTTTTGGAGGATTTTCAGCCCTTCCAGCAAATGTCAAAAAGGGTTGAAATGTAGAGTAGGTCAAAACAGTAGGTTTTTCCAAtaatttaaaacttatatatgcTTCTTAAGTAATGCGAATGTTGATTCTAATAAAAACTTGTATATTTTCAGGCTATAGATCAGTATATACGAAATACTGAAGAGTTGAATAAAGATATTGTTGACGAGACAATAAAAGACATGCCACAGCCAGCTGATATTTTGGAATGCCGTGCACAGCAGTGCCCAGAGCTGATCAAGAAAGGTAGGAAGGATGTTTGGTAAGAAGTTTGCCATATttcttgcgtgtgtatatatatatatatatatatatatatatatatatatatatatatatatatatatatatatatatatatatatataatgcacacatgcacacgcacacgcacacgcacacgcacacgcacaagcacacgcacacgcacacgcacacgcacacgcacacgcacacgcacacgcacacacatatacacacacacactacacacacacacacacatatacaacacacacacatatacacacacacacacatatacacacacaccacatatacacacacacacatatacacacacacacatatacacacacacacatatacacacacacacatatacacacacacacatatacatacatacatacatacatacatacatatatataaatatatatataaatatatatataaatatatatataaatatatataaatatatatatatatatatatatatatatatatatatatatatatatatatatatatatatatgtatatatatgtatatatatgtatatatatgtatatatatgtatatataatatacataaatatatacataaatatatatacatatacactatacatatacacacacacacacacacacacatatatatatatataatatatatatatatatatatatatatatatatatatatatatattatataatatatatatatatgtatatgtgtgtgtgtgtgtgtgtgtatatatatgtatatgtgtatatgtatatatatatatatatatatataaattatgtatatattatatatattatatatatattatatatatatagtatatatatataaattatgtatatatatatatatatatatatatatatatatatatatttatatgtatgtatattatatatatatatatatattatataatatatatatataatataatattatatatatatatatatatatataatatatatatattatatatatttatatatactatataatatattagttattaataataattaatcatgatattatatataataaatatataatgatatatataatattatatatatatatatatataatatatatatatataatatatatatgtatgtttgtgtggatgtgtgtgatgtgtgatgatgtatggtgtgtgtagtgatgtatgatatgttgttgtgatgtgtagtatgttgtgtttgtgtatataataatataatgtatatatttatatatgtatatagttatctataagtatataattatatatataattatatacatgtatataattatatatatgtaattataatataattatatatatgtaattatgatataattataattataatataatatatatatatatatatatatatatatatatatatatatatatatatatatatatatatatataatatacatatacatatacagtttctTACTGCAAGATTAGAATGTATTCATTGctataagagaggaaaaaatttaaatcttttgaATCTTTCTTCTTATATGTTATTTGAAATTTCACTATAATCCCCATAATTTTACAAACCAGGAAATGTATCTTTCCTCGTACATATACTGTATAGCATAGcttcaaagtaaaagaaaactgtTCTAGAATTGTCTAAAGAGAACATAAAAGTCTATATGAACATTTTGGAATGTAAAGACATCATAACTAAGTAATGAatgcatgaaaaataaataaataaaaatagttaatagGTGAATATGTTAAAGAAAAGAATGATCTgtcaagtgtatgtatatatgagtaaatgCACAAATCTACTAATAAAGTCTGATATGCATTGTGAAAATATCAAGTTTGGCTAGAAAATGCAATCAGAATATAAGCTACATATGAGCACATATTTGCATAAGTTGTCAGTTCCCAACTGTTACAACATTGTACATGTGTCATCCTCTTTGCCGGAACCCCATTGAAATTATTGTGTGGAAGAAACTACAAAGTTTAGGATCAATAAGCAAATTTTAAACAAAGGAAATAGATATCATTAAATTAGCTTGTAAGGCAGAAAGACTGACTTTTGCATATTTCAGATTTTCTAGACTTGTTTCCTGGCCATAACCTTCAGGACGGACCCTTGGCTGTGATAACCCTCAGTCAGAAGACCCGAAGCGACATGAGTGCCTGGTCAGAAGACATGGAGATTGAGAGGGATGAACTCATTGAATATGTAAGTCCAGCAGATATTATTTCCTGTGTAT
It includes:
- the LOC119580850 gene encoding cobalamin trafficking protein CblD-like isoform X2, translating into MAARLLCSRERGIVLYARNLQTFCISKRGFSSQGQKDPKETTDVQEVAGEPLHSWLDIRAGIFGPSDHRLPLPGNVGLSQQLEPAVRPPIQFRRKLTPGALPDVLTSRTNHENQAIDQYIRNTEELNKDIVDETIKDMPQPADILECRAQQCPELIKKDFLDLFPGHNLQDGPLAVITLSQKTRSDMSAWSEDMEIERDELIEYFIMAAEDICSIFKSEGYWADFIDPSCGRPYHGQFTNATLFETDERYRHMGFRIEDLGCCKVISHRLWGSHVFVGSIFTNAPVDSDVMELALRKHQLPQCSSS
- the LOC119580850 gene encoding cobalamin trafficking protein CblD-like isoform X1, translated to MAARLLCSRERGIVLYARNLQTFCISKRGFSSQGQKDPKETTDVQEVAGEPLHSWLDIRAGIFGPSDHRLPLPGNVGLSQQLEPAVRPPIQFRRKLTPGALPDVLTSRTNHENQASAIDQYIRNTEELNKDIVDETIKDMPQPADILECRAQQCPELIKKDFLDLFPGHNLQDGPLAVITLSQKTRSDMSAWSEDMEIERDELIEYFIMAAEDICSIFKSEGYWADFIDPSCGRPYHGQFTNATLFETDERYRHMGFRIEDLGCCKVISHRLWGSHVFVGSIFTNAPVDSDVMELALRKHQLPQCSSS